One Nostoc sp. UHCC 0302 DNA window includes the following coding sequences:
- a CDS encoding proline--tRNA ligase: MRLSQILFVTLRDDPADAEIPSHKLLLRAGYIRRIGSGIYAYLPLMWRVLQKVSQIVREEMNATGAQECLLPQLQPADLWKESERWDTYTKAEGIMFSLIDRREQQLGLGPTHEEVITAIARDMIRSYRQLPLHLYQIQTKFRDEIRPRFGLMRGREFIMKDGYSFHVDEASLKKTYQDMYQAYSNILRRSGLAFRAVEADSGAIGGSGSTEFMVLAEAGEDEVLFTEDGKYAANVEKAVSLPADAETSRFTSYEKRDTPGTETIEKVCQFLKCSPTQLVKNVLYQTVYDNGMTVLVLVSIRGDQEVNEVKLQNELTKLAPNYGAKTIISLNVPNAEAQQVWTAKSLPLGYIAPDIADEYITANKQIHPKFVRLVDKTAIDLKNFVTGANETGFHVVGANWGEQFKLPELVVDIRKARPGDRAIHNPEQALQSARGIEAGHIFQLGTKYSQAMGANYTNEQGEEKPLFMGCFGIGVSRLAQAAVEQSYDKDGIIWPVAIAPYHAIITIPNINDAQQVAVAEKLYTELNQAGIETLLDDRDERAGVKFKDADLIGIPYRIVTGRAIANGKVEVVERATRKSQEIAIDEVVSILKQWITTAIEVKS, from the coding sequence ATGCGACTGTCACAAATTTTATTCGTTACACTCCGGGATGATCCAGCTGATGCTGAAATTCCCAGCCATAAATTATTACTCCGTGCAGGTTATATTCGTCGCATCGGTAGCGGTATTTATGCCTATCTACCGCTGATGTGGCGGGTACTGCAAAAAGTTTCCCAAATTGTCCGGGAAGAAATGAACGCTACAGGCGCACAAGAATGTTTGTTACCTCAATTACAACCCGCTGATTTGTGGAAAGAATCAGAACGCTGGGATACTTACACTAAAGCTGAGGGAATTATGTTTTCCCTTATTGACCGCCGCGAACAACAATTGGGATTAGGCCCGACTCATGAGGAAGTAATTACTGCGATCGCTCGTGATATGATTCGCTCTTATCGTCAGCTACCGTTGCACCTCTATCAAATTCAAACTAAATTCCGGGATGAAATTCGCCCCCGCTTTGGTTTAATGCGCGGACGAGAATTTATCATGAAAGATGGCTACTCTTTTCATGTAGATGAAGCCAGCCTCAAAAAAACTTACCAGGATATGTACCAAGCCTACAGCAATATCCTGCGGCGTTCCGGTTTAGCTTTTCGCGCAGTCGAAGCTGATTCTGGTGCAATTGGTGGTTCTGGTTCTACAGAATTTATGGTACTGGCGGAAGCAGGTGAAGACGAAGTTCTCTTCACCGAAGATGGCAAATATGCCGCCAACGTAGAAAAAGCGGTTTCTTTACCAGCCGATGCCGAAACTTCACGGTTTACAAGCTATGAGAAACGCGATACACCTGGAACAGAAACTATTGAAAAGGTGTGTCAATTTCTCAAGTGTTCTCCTACTCAATTGGTGAAAAACGTCCTTTATCAAACAGTTTATGATAATGGTATGACGGTGTTGGTATTGGTGAGCATCCGAGGCGATCAGGAAGTTAATGAGGTCAAGTTGCAAAATGAATTGACCAAATTAGCCCCTAATTACGGAGCTAAAACTATTATTAGTTTAAATGTACCAAATGCTGAAGCGCAGCAAGTATGGACAGCTAAATCTTTACCTTTAGGCTACATCGCACCAGATATCGCAGATGAATATATAACAGCTAATAAACAGATCCATCCTAAGTTTGTCCGCTTGGTAGATAAAACAGCTATTGATTTAAAAAACTTTGTCACAGGCGCGAATGAAACTGGCTTTCACGTAGTTGGTGCTAATTGGGGTGAGCAATTCAAACTACCAGAACTAGTAGTGGATATACGCAAAGCTAGACCAGGCGATCGCGCCATCCACAACCCCGAACAAGCCCTACAGAGCGCCCGTGGAATTGAAGCAGGTCATATCTTCCAATTAGGCACAAAATATTCCCAAGCAATGGGAGCAAATTATACCAATGAACAGGGTGAGGAAAAACCGCTATTCATGGGTTGTTTTGGTATAGGCGTATCACGACTAGCACAAGCTGCCGTCGAGCAATCTTACGATAAAGATGGAATTATTTGGCCAGTAGCGATCGCACCATACCACGCGATTATTACAATTCCTAACATCAATGATGCTCAACAAGTCGCAGTAGCCGAAAAACTCTACACAGAACTTAATCAAGCCGGAATCGAAACTTTACTTGATGACCGTGATGAAAGAGCTGGGGTAAAATTCAAAGATGCTGACTTAATTGGCATCCCATACAGGATTGTAACTGGGCGAGCGATCGCCAATGGCAAAGTCGAAGTTGTAGAAAGAGCAACTCGCAAATCTCAAGAAATTGCCATTGATGAAGTTGTATCTATACTCAAGCAATGGATTACAACAGCAATAGAGGTTAAAAGTTAA
- a CDS encoding PD-(D/E)XK nuclease family protein produces the protein MSLFTNLLNLHSANKPLEDFFTEIVAYFLSLNNDILLSWLKYHSIISDNSYYSINISIQKAYQALPNHTEDSRFDIVVELSTGFNTDVIIIESKIGSKDGNNALKKYTELLSSLPNARQRTLIYITRDYDPKEKIKDFCINLLPKVNFFQLRWYQFYSFLEKRESDILGQEILIFMRNNRMAHNNQLSSIDILTMVNFNKTLNFMESTLNEEVQHEFKLAFGSMIKPVASTSMTQWRWHSRYIIYTKFSSDNFWCGLGYFDLNPTNLNDYPYLGILLEVSPGFVERPKIIAAMQKVVNDKPDIWTPLDLTVIPAWSAIFYRKSVQEFLSEKDQLSVIKSFFIESIYELKNIQPYFDFPWKDLAIEQPINEIIAEE, from the coding sequence ATGTCTTTATTTACAAACTTACTCAATCTACATTCAGCGAATAAACCATTAGAAGATTTTTTCACTGAAATTGTTGCCTATTTTTTATCTCTTAACAATGATATTTTACTGAGTTGGCTAAAATATCATTCAATCATTAGTGATAATAGTTATTACAGCATCAATATTTCAATCCAAAAAGCATATCAAGCGTTACCTAACCATACTGAAGATAGTAGATTTGATATAGTTGTTGAACTTTCAACTGGCTTCAATACAGATGTAATAATTATTGAATCAAAAATTGGTTCTAAGGATGGTAATAATGCTTTAAAAAAGTATACTGAACTTTTGAGTAGTTTACCAAATGCCAGACAGAGAACTCTAATTTATATCACCCGTGATTATGACCCAAAAGAAAAAATTAAGGATTTTTGTATTAACTTATTACCAAAGGTAAATTTTTTCCAGCTGAGGTGGTATCAGTTTTATAGTTTTTTAGAAAAACGTGAATCTGATATTTTAGGTCAAGAAATACTAATTTTTATGAGGAATAATAGAATGGCTCACAATAATCAACTTTCATCTATTGACATATTGACAATGGTGAATTTTAACAAAACCCTCAATTTTATGGAATCAACGCTCAATGAAGAAGTACAGCACGAATTCAAGCTAGCTTTTGGAAGTATGATCAAGCCAGTAGCAAGTACAAGTATGACTCAATGGAGATGGCACAGTAGATATATTATTTATACTAAGTTTTCTAGCGATAATTTTTGGTGTGGTCTGGGATACTTCGATTTAAATCCAACTAATTTAAATGATTATCCATATTTAGGTATACTTTTGGAAGTTTCTCCTGGTTTTGTAGAACGCCCTAAAATTATTGCAGCTATGCAAAAAGTAGTTAACGACAAACCCGATATATGGACTCCTCTTGATTTAACAGTTATACCCGCATGGTCAGCTATATTTTATAGAAAAAGCGTACAAGAATTTTTATCTGAAAAAGACCAGTTATCTGTTATAAAAAGTTTTTTCATAGAGTCCATCTATGAACTAAAAAATATTCAGCCATATTTTGATTTTCCTTGGAAGGATTTAGCTATAGAACAACCTATAAACGAAATTATAGCAGAAGAGTAA
- the nifT gene encoding putative nitrogen fixation protein NifT — protein MKVMLRMNDAGTLVVYVAKKDLEEEVVKQTDGNDGKILTLANGWELEFRDLPDIANLPQTVEAKRLA, from the coding sequence ATGAAAGTAATGCTACGGATGAATGACGCCGGCACTTTAGTAGTATACGTTGCTAAAAAAGACCTTGAGGAAGAAGTTGTTAAACAAACTGATGGAAATGACGGTAAAATTCTCACCCTAGCAAATGGTTGGGAATTGGAATTTCGTGATTTGCCAGACATAGCAAATTTACCTCAAACTGTAGAAGCTAAACGGCTTGCTTAA
- the accB gene encoding acetyl-CoA carboxylase biotin carboxyl carrier protein → MPLDFNEIRQLLATIAQTDIAEVTLKSDDFELTVRKAVSFNNHLASLGQPSLGGVVGSGFSSVPATGTQTVAPSLTEVGTSRVFDNAATGTQLQSVNPPSAIDQRLVEVPSPMVGTFYRAPAPGEAPFVEVGDRVRKGQTVCIIEAMKLMNEIEAEISGQVMEILLQNGDPVEYGQPLMRINPD, encoded by the coding sequence GTGCCATTGGACTTTAATGAAATCCGCCAACTGCTAGCAACTATTGCACAAACAGATATTGCAGAAGTAACGCTCAAAAGCGACGACTTTGAACTAACGGTACGTAAGGCTGTTAGTTTTAATAATCATCTAGCGTCACTAGGTCAACCGAGTTTAGGTGGTGTGGTTGGTTCGGGATTTTCATCGGTTCCAGCTACAGGAACCCAGACGGTAGCACCTTCGTTAACAGAGGTGGGGACAAGTCGCGTCTTTGATAATGCTGCAACTGGGACGCAATTGCAATCGGTAAATCCTCCCTCAGCAATTGACCAAAGATTAGTAGAAGTACCTTCCCCAATGGTTGGAACGTTTTATCGCGCTCCTGCACCAGGGGAAGCACCATTTGTAGAAGTGGGCGATCGCGTCCGTAAAGGTCAAACAGTCTGTATTATTGAAGCCATGAAGCTGATGAATGAAATTGAAGCCGAAATTTCTGGACAGGTGATGGAAATTCTCCTTCAGAATGGTGACCCTGTAGAATATGGTCAGCCTTTAATGCGAATTAACCCTGATTAA
- a CDS encoding nitrogen fixation protein NifZ has product MQRDELELNLPPAFEIGEKVRVRKLLKNDGTFPGKEVGQVLANKGDIGYIASIGTYLQTSYIYAVHFLETGFVVGCKKKELESVEESHESNATDE; this is encoded by the coding sequence ATGCAACGTGATGAATTAGAACTAAACTTGCCACCTGCTTTTGAAATTGGTGAAAAAGTCAGAGTTCGTAAACTGCTAAAAAACGATGGTACTTTTCCTGGCAAGGAAGTCGGCCAAGTTTTAGCGAACAAAGGAGATATTGGTTACATAGCGAGTATAGGCACATATTTGCAAACCTCCTATATCTATGCTGTGCATTTCTTAGAAACAGGGTTTGTCGTCGGCTGCAAGAAAAAAGAACTAGAATCTGTTGAGGAATCTCATGAAAGTAATGCTACGGATGAATGA
- a CDS encoding metalloregulator ArsR/SmtB family transcription factor, which produces MKQALPVPPEVVQQVAEYFSLLSEPMRLRLLHLLREEEKCVQELVEATQTSQANVSKHLKVMWQAGILSRRSEGTCAYYRVEDQMIFDLCNRVCDRLATRLEQQARNFRVLNTKL; this is translated from the coding sequence ATGAAACAAGCGTTGCCTGTACCGCCAGAAGTGGTGCAACAAGTAGCTGAATACTTCAGCCTGTTAAGTGAACCGATGCGCCTGCGGCTGCTGCACTTACTGCGGGAGGAAGAAAAATGCGTCCAAGAGTTGGTGGAGGCAACACAGACATCTCAGGCAAATGTCTCTAAGCACCTGAAGGTAATGTGGCAAGCAGGAATCCTTAGCCGCCGCAGTGAAGGAACTTGTGCCTACTACCGAGTGGAAGACCAAATGATTTTTGATTTGTGTAATCGGGTTTGCGATCGCCTTGCTACAAGGTTAGAACAGCAAGCCCGTAATTTTCGTGTATTAAATACGAAGCTTTGA
- a CDS encoding peptidylprolyl isomerase, translated as MFNLLKSWLKNSLMTILLLTIFLGMTTAGWTPSSNAALPAGNAITDGKALLRYALPINNKPVRELQASLEDISNQLRANRRWGAISKDVSKASRILDKPSQILTSVPEERQPQAEAWINELKSGVGTLQELTKVKDKEQILQERAKLLNLVTQLEESMVKEFPFEVPAQYSNLPQLKGRATVEIKTNKGDLTVVVDGYSAPVTAGNFVDLVQRGFYNGLEFTRSEESYFLQTGDPPGKEQGFIDPTTGKYRAIPLEVLVEGDKQPTYGITLEEAGRYIDMPVLPFSAFGALVQARPESEVNGGSSQIFFFLFEPELTPAGRNLLDGRYAVFGYLTEGKEVLDKLKAGDKIESATVVQGIENLVEPQAA; from the coding sequence ATGTTTAACTTGTTAAAATCCTGGCTGAAGAACAGCCTAATGACAATACTGCTGCTAACAATATTTTTAGGCATGACTACAGCTGGGTGGACTCCCTCCAGTAACGCTGCACTGCCAGCGGGGAATGCCATTACTGACGGCAAAGCTCTATTGCGGTATGCACTCCCGATAAACAATAAACCTGTGCGGGAACTGCAAGCTAGCTTAGAAGACATCTCTAATCAGCTGCGGGCGAATCGGCGGTGGGGTGCTATTTCTAAAGACGTGAGCAAAGCATCGCGGATTCTCGATAAACCCTCCCAAATCTTAACAAGCGTTCCTGAAGAACGCCAACCCCAAGCCGAAGCTTGGATTAATGAATTAAAATCTGGTGTGGGTACATTACAAGAATTAACGAAAGTTAAAGATAAAGAACAAATTCTCCAAGAAAGAGCCAAACTACTCAATCTCGTCACCCAGTTGGAAGAGTCAATGGTGAAGGAATTTCCTTTTGAAGTACCTGCCCAGTACAGTAATCTACCTCAACTTAAAGGTAGAGCTACTGTAGAAATCAAAACCAACAAAGGCGACTTAACTGTGGTGGTGGACGGTTACAGCGCCCCTGTAACTGCTGGTAATTTTGTAGATTTGGTGCAACGCGGTTTTTATAACGGCTTAGAATTTACCCGTTCTGAAGAATCTTACTTTCTGCAAACTGGAGATCCACCAGGGAAAGAACAAGGCTTTATTGACCCAACAACGGGCAAATATCGCGCAATTCCTTTAGAAGTCTTGGTTGAAGGTGATAAGCAGCCTACCTATGGCATAACACTAGAAGAAGCAGGTCGCTATATTGATATGCCTGTTCTCCCTTTCTCTGCCTTTGGTGCATTAGTCCAAGCTCGTCCTGAAAGTGAAGTAAATGGGGGTTCTTCCCAAATTTTCTTCTTCTTATTTGAACCAGAACTCACTCCCGCAGGACGCAATTTATTAGATGGTCGCTATGCCGTTTTTGGGTATCTAACCGAGGGCAAAGAGGTTTTGGACAAACTAAAGGCAGGTGACAAAATTGAATCGGCAACAGTTGTCCAAGGTATAGAAAATTTGGTTGAGCCGCAAGCGGCTTAA
- a CDS encoding NAD(P)H-dependent oxidoreductase subunit E yields the protein MGDKYLTLSKLNLEGEFLGFVGDEPGKCKYLQLATPSGNMQVKLPKELRHSLGLSLVSGEQIRVCGHSKLNSRTGTIQLKAYQVTSIGTCPNEIPPPQPKARIMVCQKSGCLKRGGKGLLSELEKTLCDRGLLDKVTIEHTSCQKCCSSAPNCVLQLGKKKYKNIHPDAIASLLENHLT from the coding sequence ATGGGTGACAAATACTTGACGTTATCAAAATTAAACCTTGAGGGAGAGTTTTTAGGTTTTGTTGGTGATGAACCAGGAAAATGTAAATACTTGCAGTTAGCAACTCCATCGGGAAATATGCAAGTTAAACTGCCTAAAGAGTTACGCCATTCTTTGGGTTTATCTTTAGTTTCTGGTGAGCAAATTCGCGTTTGTGGTCACAGTAAGTTAAACTCGCGTACAGGTACAATTCAACTCAAAGCTTATCAGGTAACATCAATTGGTACTTGCCCAAATGAAATACCACCTCCTCAACCAAAAGCGAGGATTATGGTATGTCAAAAGTCCGGTTGCCTCAAGCGTGGCGGTAAGGGATTGTTATCAGAGTTAGAAAAAACTTTGTGCGATCGCGGTTTGTTAGACAAAGTTACAATTGAGCATACTAGTTGCCAAAAATGCTGTAGTAGCGCACCCAACTGTGTTTTACAGCTTGGTAAAAAGAAATACAAAAATATTCATCCAGATGCGATCGCATCTTTGCTAGAAAATCACTTAACTTAA
- a CDS encoding type II toxin-antitoxin system RelE/ParE family toxin, with amino-acid sequence MSYIIIISKSVQKQIDDLPNDVKERIFEKIQNLANEPRPDGVVKLKGSDNEYRIRVGDYRVRDEIDDESQLVQLLQCKHRKDVYKKLFLNLTIIKKYTTL; translated from the coding sequence ATGAGCTACATCATCATTATTTCAAAGTCAGTGCAAAAGCAGATTGACGACTTGCCAAATGATGTTAAAGAGCGTATTTTTGAGAAAATCCAAAATCTTGCAAATGAACCACGTCCCGATGGTGTTGTCAAATTAAAAGGCTCTGATAACGAATATCGTATCCGGGTTGGTGATTATAGAGTTCGTGATGAAATTGATGATGAAAGTCAACTAGTGCAACTTTTGCAGTGCAAGCATCGAAAAGATGTTTATAAAAAACTATTTCTAAATTTAACTATTATTAAAAAATATACGACTTTGTAG
- a CDS encoding 1-acyl-sn-glycerol-3-phosphate acyltransferase produces the protein MSDVIYQAQPPLEFIPPAFNPWLLKAVHLLLPSWIRWQTPITQIEADNVEVLVDLYRQFQEGKVRFLLAFRHPKTDDPFCLEYLLSQLVPKVAREQGTALQYPIHAHFLYDRGIPLWAGSHVGWIASRLGGTPIQRGKADWTGLRSARELFANGKFPMAAAPEGATNGLSEIISPLEPGIAQLGFWCAEDLHKAGRTEQVLIVPVGIKYSYVDAPWEAIANLLSELEAASGLPVNPREQANVSSVESLYPRLLTLAEHLLSLMEKFYTRFYHQKLPDAQIVTGEITDRNEVLAHRLQALLNVALLISEQYFDLQSKGNLNDRCRRVEQVGWNYIFREDFKDAKTLSDIERALGDRVAEEANARMWHMRLVESFVAVSGNYIRENPTAERFAETTLILWQMIGKIKGNRTVQRPQLGKQQVKISVGEPISISERYPAYKGNRLSAKQAVADVTNDLQHAMESLI, from the coding sequence TTGTCAGATGTAATTTATCAAGCACAGCCACCTTTAGAATTTATTCCTCCAGCGTTTAACCCCTGGTTGTTAAAAGCTGTCCATCTGTTGCTACCCAGCTGGATACGTTGGCAAACACCTATTACCCAAATTGAAGCAGACAATGTAGAGGTTTTGGTGGATCTCTATCGCCAATTTCAGGAAGGTAAGGTTCGCTTTTTGCTGGCATTTCGCCATCCTAAAACAGATGATCCATTTTGTTTAGAGTACTTGCTTTCGCAACTCGTGCCAAAGGTAGCACGAGAGCAAGGCACAGCACTACAGTATCCAATTCATGCTCATTTTCTCTACGATCGCGGCATTCCTCTTTGGGCAGGTTCTCATGTTGGCTGGATTGCTTCGCGTTTGGGTGGGACTCCTATTCAGCGCGGTAAGGCTGACTGGACTGGGTTACGTTCAGCACGTGAGTTGTTTGCCAATGGAAAATTCCCGATGGCTGCTGCGCCAGAAGGTGCTACGAACGGTCTATCGGAGATTATTAGTCCCCTAGAACCTGGAATCGCGCAATTAGGTTTTTGGTGTGCTGAAGATTTGCACAAAGCTGGACGCACTGAACAGGTTTTAATTGTACCAGTTGGAATTAAATATAGTTACGTTGATGCTCCTTGGGAAGCGATCGCTAATCTTTTAAGTGAATTAGAAGCTGCTAGTGGTTTACCTGTCAATCCTAGAGAACAAGCTAATGTTTCTTCTGTGGAGTCGCTTTATCCACGGTTGTTAACTTTGGCAGAACATTTACTATCGTTAATGGAAAAATTTTACACGCGGTTCTATCATCAAAAGCTGCCAGATGCCCAAATTGTAACTGGTGAAATCACAGATAGAAATGAGGTTTTGGCACATCGTTTACAAGCTTTGTTGAATGTAGCCTTACTCATATCAGAGCAGTATTTTGATTTGCAATCTAAAGGTAATTTAAATGACCGTTGTCGGCGAGTTGAGCAGGTAGGTTGGAATTATATATTTAGAGAAGATTTTAAGGATGCGAAAACATTATCCGATATAGAACGTGCTTTAGGCGATCGCGTTGCTGAAGAAGCAAATGCTCGGATGTGGCATATGCGTTTAGTAGAAAGTTTTGTTGCCGTTTCTGGTAATTACATTCGCGAAAATCCGACAGCAGAAAGGTTTGCTGAAACTACTCTAATTTTATGGCAAATGATTGGCAAAATTAAAGGCAACAGAACTGTCCAGCGTCCGCAATTGGGTAAACAGCAAGTAAAAATATCTGTAGGTGAACCGATATCTATTTCTGAGCGTTACCCAGCGTATAAAGGTAATCGCTTAAGTGCAAAACAAGCTGTTGCTGATGTAACAAATGATTTACAACACGCGATGGAGAGTTTAATTTAG
- a CDS encoding GerMN domain-containing protein — MTDQQGSKRITPGVIAVVSAAVVAVGGGVAWVTSNSQNTPTPSSPSQSIDQPVQPSTKQPSNEQTANIYWLRPKDKSVDLVPQPVKVAATQPNQALEAAMQSLLAGPTEGTNSTTIPKGTKLLGLKADKNEIHVNLSEDFTTGGGSTSMMGRVGQVVYTATTLNPNAKVYIDINGKPLDVLGGEGVELQQPLTRESFKENYPL, encoded by the coding sequence ATGACAGACCAACAAGGATCTAAGCGTATAACTCCAGGTGTAATTGCAGTTGTCTCAGCTGCGGTTGTAGCCGTGGGTGGTGGTGTAGCTTGGGTTACTTCAAACTCCCAGAATACTCCTACACCATCTAGCCCCTCTCAAAGCATTGATCAGCCAGTACAGCCATCAACTAAGCAGCCTAGTAATGAGCAAACCGCTAACATTTATTGGCTAAGACCAAAAGACAAAAGTGTTGATTTGGTTCCGCAGCCAGTTAAAGTAGCTGCTACACAGCCCAACCAAGCTTTAGAAGCAGCTATGCAAAGTTTGTTAGCAGGCCCAACAGAAGGAACAAATTCCACAACTATCCCCAAGGGAACCAAGCTATTAGGGCTGAAAGCAGACAAGAACGAAATTCACGTTAATTTATCTGAAGATTTTACTACTGGTGGCGGTAGTACCTCAATGATGGGTCGCGTAGGACAAGTCGTTTATACTGCTACAACATTAAATCCCAACGCCAAAGTATACATTGACATCAACGGCAAACCATTAGATGTTTTAGGTGGTGAAGGCGTAGAGTTACAACAACCGCTAACTCGTGAAAGCTTTAAAGAAAACTATCCGCTTTAG
- the efp gene encoding elongation factor P — protein sequence MISSNDFRPGVSIVLDGSVWRVIEFLHVKPGKGSAFVRTTLKNVQTGKVLERTFRAGESVPQANLEKSTMQHTYKEGDEFVFMDMETYEESRLSATQIGDRVKYLKEGMEAEVIRWDDQVLGVELPKSVVLEVIQTDPGVKGDTATGGSKPATVETGAIVMVPLFISQGERIRIDTQEDKYISRE from the coding sequence ATGATCTCTAGTAACGACTTTCGACCTGGTGTCTCAATTGTATTAGATGGCTCTGTCTGGCGAGTGATTGAATTCCTCCACGTTAAGCCAGGCAAAGGTTCTGCTTTTGTGCGGACAACACTAAAAAACGTTCAAACAGGGAAGGTGCTGGAAAGAACGTTCCGTGCGGGTGAATCAGTACCGCAAGCCAATCTAGAAAAAAGCACCATGCAGCATACCTATAAAGAGGGCGATGAGTTCGTTTTTATGGATATGGAAACTTATGAAGAGAGCAGATTGAGCGCGACGCAAATTGGCGATCGCGTAAAATACCTCAAAGAAGGAATGGAAGCCGAAGTTATCCGTTGGGATGACCAAGTATTAGGGGTAGAATTACCTAAATCTGTAGTTCTGGAAGTTATTCAAACAGACCCAGGTGTTAAAGGTGACACTGCTACAGGTGGATCAAAACCAGCCACGGTAGAAACTGGAGCGATTGTGATGGTTCCTTTGTTTATTTCCCAAGGAGAACGTATCAGAATTGATACGCAGGAAGATAAATATATCAGTAGGGAATAA
- a CDS encoding beta-1,6-N-acetylglucosaminyltransferase produces MNLAYLVLAHNTPNHLCRLINALNSPDVHFFIHIDYKSDNLPFLEKINHQNVTFIQNRVSVYWGEFSQVEAILNLIKEALNNQNKFDYLILMSGSDYPLKSAKYINYYLTARVGTEFINLVEMPNPKAGKTLERFYKYQPQTLSNERFYKVIKLVLYVLINKVLRWRRNYKKVLGNLKPYGGSTWWVLSADACQYILSFTETNPEIVNFFKNTWSPDESFFHTIIGNSKFRTKAAKNLTFAQWKKLKNPEFIDMEQLQILLSKDKIIATNTNTSNEFLFARKFKDESLELTDFIDNWIKES; encoded by the coding sequence ATGAATTTGGCATATTTAGTATTGGCACATAATACTCCTAACCATTTATGTAGGCTAATCAATGCTCTTAACAGTCCTGATGTTCATTTCTTCATACATATAGACTATAAAAGTGACAACCTGCCTTTTTTAGAAAAAATTAATCATCAAAATGTTACATTCATTCAGAATAGAGTATCTGTCTATTGGGGAGAGTTTTCTCAAGTAGAAGCTATTCTAAATTTAATCAAAGAAGCATTAAACAATCAAAACAAATTTGATTATCTAATTTTAATGAGTGGAAGTGATTATCCATTAAAAAGTGCAAAATACATAAACTACTATTTGACTGCAAGGGTAGGAACCGAGTTTATTAATTTAGTCGAAATGCCAAATCCAAAAGCAGGTAAGACTTTAGAAAGATTTTATAAGTATCAACCACAAACGCTTTCTAATGAACGCTTTTACAAAGTCATAAAATTAGTACTTTATGTTTTAATTAACAAAGTTTTACGTTGGAGACGCAATTACAAAAAAGTTCTGGGAAATCTGAAACCATATGGAGGAAGTACATGGTGGGTATTGTCAGCAGATGCATGTCAATACATATTATCGTTTACTGAAACAAATCCTGAAATAGTGAATTTCTTTAAAAATACATGGTCTCCGGATGAGTCATTTTTTCACACAATAATAGGAAATTCAAAGTTCCGAACAAAAGCTGCAAAAAATTTGACATTTGCCCAATGGAAAAAGCTTAAAAATCCTGAATTTATTGATATGGAACAGTTACAAATTCTCCTAAGTAAAGATAAAATTATTGCAACCAACACCAACACAAGTAATGAATTTCTATTTGCCAGGAAGTTTAAGGATGAAAGCTTAGAACTAACTGATTTTATTGATAATTGGATCAAGGAATCCTAA